The following nucleotide sequence is from Apium graveolens cultivar Ventura chromosome 4, ASM990537v1, whole genome shotgun sequence.
tgggcttagttggagtttctgcttcagacatgattgttttggatcttaaactgtttggttgttaacatataggctctgataccacttgttaggtcacacacactgtagagggggatgaatacagtgtatagcacaatcaaatcgaactttaataactcaagtaacagaaaacaaactttattcaaaacaataaactctgttacagtaaggaactgtcctctctcagtgatgaacaaatatcacgagagctgctagggtttcaatgaataatcttctcaattgtgataacacttatagtgtaaaccctatgtctgtgtttatatactacacagttataagataatcgctaattgatatggaatataattctgcttcctaaaatatatcaatcagatatcttttcttccaagtattctattctttatagaattctttcttcatgcatatctcttcttatgtttgtctcgatcttctcttcctgtgaatcagctgccttccttatctgaacgttttctttaagtcctgatattatcttctgataaatatcttctgaaccttaagtactgatgacttaagttctgacttcagtataagtgctgattttagttaagtactgatttgtcatgtttaagtgagatctgtaaactaaacataaatcacattagtcatgacattatcaaatatatctaacaacttataaactggaataacatatttttttaaatattccCTCACCAATTCACATAAATTACACATAAAtcacaaattttatattttatatacatAATATAATCTGCGAAAATCCCAGTCTTTACAACCTAAATGCTTTTTatcaattttttataaataacCATTCATATCATAACATTACataaacaatttgtttttgaaaAAACATGATAATAGTTCCATTacaaaattaaaagtatataaaatTTACGCAATTCAATATATTTCCTTCCCAATAGAAATATGTAAGAATATGTTTCACAATAACAATTTTAAACAAAGATAACCATGTATGtcattttttaaataattctaCCATTTTTCTCTGAGAACCGTTCTTTCTACTTTACCGCTCTCATCTAATCTTATATAAAAAAACCGTGTATCTTATTTTTCAAAGAATCCTACATATTACACCTTTCAAAAGAACCATTTCTTATACTTTATTACATCCATCCCATCCTAAAAAAAGAAAGATGGGAACATCATAGAAATATAACTATAAAAGCTGTGTGGACACGGTCCATTTCAATAGACAAAAGAAAAACCAAGGCACCCTCATTAAATGACATGACACATGCACTTCTTCGTCCTGAAAACTAAGCTAAAGCGAAGGGAAGACCACTAAAGTGTGATATTGAAAAACTTATAAACAACCGACGTAAAATTGCTCAAAGTCAACCAGATTTCACCACAAAACAAAAAGCAGGTATGCAATGTTAGATTGTTGTTATGTTAGTTGATTTAAATGCAGGAAAGATACCGATGTTATTGGTTATGATAGGCCAGAAGTAACCAATCCCAAATAAAGGAACAGAAACCCAAAAGAGATAACACCCCAGGCCCAAGCCGGGGTGGTCCCCGGTGCCACGTGGCACAGGACAAAAGAGTCAATTATCTCATGTTACCCAAAATGGAACAATTGCATCCCAATCGTTCATAGGTAAAGATCCCAAGGCAACTCTGATGGAGAAAGGACACCTGACCACACAGTCCATCCGAACCGTCCAATCAATCACCAACCAAGAATGATCAAAGTCCAGGATGAAGAGGTACAAATCCCAAAAACCCTAAATCTTGGGacctataaaaggccccaaaaaGAGGGTTTAAGGGGTTTAAAAATATTTGACTGCTACACACCTATACGCACACCATCACACATATTTTGAATAGCTccttcttccctcttcttcttcttcttcaagaaaacccatttcttactctcacaccggagttgCCACGGGAAACAACTCCCCTCCGGTTCTATTTTGCAGAGACCCCTACCTAGCAGGTTAACCTCACTCCAACCGCTACGGAAGCTGGGCCCTAGCTCACGTGAGAAAGGAGAAGACCCGGGAAAAAACATagttatcattggcgctagaaggaggggcgaACCTCCGGTGGTGTGGTGTCATCTCCAGCTACATTACACAGCTCCAAAAGCCTAGGAAATCCTCTCTCTGGTAAGAACAAAACCCTCACTCTCTTCACAGCTCACTTTTCTTATTTTTCCCTCCAGAACAGTCACACACCCTGGTGCACCCCTGCTACTATCTCCCATAATCTGTTCTGAAACTAATGACCACGAGAAAAAGCAAAACTTCGATCTCCGGAACTATTCACCCCACCGTTGCCCCGCCCAGGGACGGCGAGATGGAAGATATAGAAGAAGAGCCCCCCATAACTCGTGCTTCATCTCAGCTCCAGCCCGGAGACCAGAGGATAACTATAGAGAAAGCAGCCCACAAGTATGCTGAAACCTCTACAAACCCTTGGGGAAATATGTCCCCGGAGCAGATTCAAGCAGCTAAGGACCTGTGGAAAGCAAAGATAAAGGCTCCTGAGACCCATCCCGAAGACCAGGAAGAGCACTCCGAAGAATTCCGGGGCTCAGTCTTGGACCGAATTGGCAGAACTAAGAGGCCCTCAGAGGACGCTCGAGACGAGATCAAGAGAGCCACACTCCGGGACCGCATccagaaggaagaagaagccaagGCGAAAGCTAACATTGAAAACAGGGGCCAAGAGGAGGAAGCCAAACTAAAGAAGAAAACACGCTGGATTCATGTCTCTTCGGATTCAGAACCAGAGAAGGAATCTAAGCAGGAGCAAATGGCCCGGGTTCTCCGGGATCTCAATAGAAAGGTGGAAGGAGACGTGGAAGTCGGGACGGTGGCCACGCCCTTCACCAGAAAGCTGGAATCCACCCCAGGGAGCCAACACTCAAACACTTCAACTTCAACTCTTTTGACGGGCTCGCCGACCCTGAAGAACATCTCAACTACTTTGAACAAATCTCAAACATATATGATTACAATGACCTCACCAAATGTCGTTTCTTCGCTTCAACACTAAAGGGAGGGGAGCAAAAATGGTTCAACAGAATCTCCTCCCGGAGCATCGACTCTTAGAAAGACTTCCGGGAGATATTTCTCAAGAGGTTCAAGGCGAATCGCATGAACGAGCTCCAGATGTGCCACTTGGAAACCATTCAACAAAGAAGCATAGAAACTCTACCAGAATTCATTAAAAGGTTTCAAGAATCAGTCAACCAGCTCTCCAACCTTGAGGAGAAGGAAGCCGTGAATATTTTTCGGCGTAATCTCCACCCGGTTTCATGCGAAGGCTACGTGAAGGACCTGATCTATAGGGAGCCCCAAAGCCTTGCTTCGGCTTATGCGATGGCTTCAAAGTTTATCAAGGAAAATGACTTCTTCACCTCGATGAAGATGAACAGGCGGATCCGGGATGATGATGAGTCTCCGGAACGCCGCTCCTCCTACAGAAAAGAAAAGAGACACATAATATACAGACATACCAATTATGTACAGCAATCTCAGGGGACCCCACCCCAGGATGACTACTCCAGACCACAGAAGATTGAAAGAAAGCCCAAGCCCAAAAGGGAGCCAAAACCGGAGCCCGAATGGACTCCACTCAACCGGCCCTGGGATGATATCTTGAGAGAAGTCAAGGGAAAACCCTTTTATTACCCCCCGAAGCCGTTGCTGGCACCCCCCGGGAACAGGGCCCGAGACAAACATTGCGGGTATCATGAAGGTCATGGCCACACAACGGAGAACTGCTTCTCTTTTAAAATTTTCATTGAAGACCAAATCAAAAAGGGCAACATGAAACAGTACCTACAAAGAAGACTCGATGACAGAGATAAGCCCTCTGGCGGCGGGAAACACATGGTCAACATGATCTTCGGAGGAACCTCCTCCCCACCCCGAGGTCCAGACGTGGACAATGATGTCCTGATGATCCAGCCTGCTGGAAATGAACGCATATATTTCTCCAATGTCGATTATGAGAACCTGGATCCCGAGCACAACCAAGCCCTGGTCGTGACTCTCGACATCATCGATAATGAGGTACAAAGAATTTT
It contains:
- the LOC141718696 gene encoding uncharacterized protein LOC141718696, which encodes MNELQMCHLETIQQRSIETLPEFIKRFQESVNQLSNLEEKEAVNIFRRNLHPVSCEGYVKDLIYREPQSLASAYAMASKFIKENDFFTSMKMNRRIRDDDESPERRSSYRKEKRHIIYRHTNYVQQSQGTPPQDDYSRPQKIERKPKPKREPKPEPEWTPLNRPWDDILREVKGKPFYYPPKPLLAPPGNRARDKHCGYHEGHGHTTENCFSFKIFIEDQIKKGNMKQYLQRRLDDRDKPSGGGKHMVNMIFGGTSSPPRGPDVDNDVLMIQPAGNERIYFSNVDYENLDPEHNQALVVTLDIIDNEVQRILVDNGSSANIVFEHTLNRMKLGHLRMDPCLEDPLYGFGKNMIPIRGVIYLPMVFGAAPRQVFHVMKFYVISAISSYNMILGRSTITKIWAIPSTIQLKLKFPTPGGIGELRGDRGISGKCYGQALVMAETDPENRKKAMALSKGQSRKKHREHFSKRLKLDVNMIEDSGYNVTNADARIQKFVEIKEKTKVEPAAQMVEIELDPGNLTRKLKIGKGLETSFQEELILLLREYEDVFA